From Peromyscus eremicus chromosome 3, PerEre_H2_v1, whole genome shotgun sequence, one genomic window encodes:
- the LOC131906719 gene encoding hyaluronidase PH-20-like, which produces MGGLRFKHLYWGSFVESGGIFQSALIIFLLIPCSLTAVDYRAAPILPNETFLWVWNVPTEACIGAFNHSIDLSLFPLIGSPRKTATGQAVTIFYANQLGKYPYIDKKQAEVFGGIPQVGNLQEHLDKVKTDIEHYIPVDQLGLAIIDWEEWRPTWARNWTPKDIYWNKSIQLVQTQDPGMNITQATKKAKEEFEKAARKFMEETLKLGKRLKPRYLWGFYLFPDCYNNNYLKPGYDGKCPSIEIERNNDLGWIWKESTALYPSTYLRSELKLSPNAKLYSRYRILEGIRTSKVHGENNPLPVFLYTRVVFTNQVWEFLSINDLVSTIGEAVALGTSGIVIWDSLYIAQRAQVNRLSTLHKYMRTTLNPYIINVTLAAKMCSQTLCSHRGICTRKDVNSDHYIQLNPKNLEIKLLKNGSFEVVGNPTVGDLKYFSEHFKCNCFTNMDCKERSDIENVENVKVCTANGICIDTRVEPDQAFCLLPGKSFLFFIAITHILYHLL; this is translated from the exons ATGGGAGGGCTGAGATTTAAGCACCTCTACTGGGGGAGCTTTGTTGAGTCTGGGGGAATATTCCAGTCAGCGTTAATAATCTTCCTTCTGATTCCATGTTCCTTGACTGCGGTGGATTATAGGGCAGCGCCAATTTTGCCAAATGAGACTTTCCTTTGGGTCTGGAATGTCCCAACTGAAGCTTGTATTGGAGCATTTAATCACTCAATAGATTTGAGCCTCTTCCCTTTAATCGGAAGTCCCCGAAAAACTGCCACAGGGCAAGCTGTCACAATATTTTATGCTAACCAACTTGGAAAATATCCATATATAGATAAGAAACAAGCAGAAGTGTTTGGAGGAATACCTCAGGTGGGAAATTTGCAAGAGCATTTGGACAAAGTTAAGACTGACATTGAGCATTATATTCCAGTAGACCAATTGGGCTTAGCTATCATTGACTGGGAAGAATGGAGGCCTACCTGGGCACGAAACTGGACACCCAAGGATATTTATTGGAACAAGTCTATTCAGTTGGTACAGACCCAAGATCCAGGTATGAACATTACACAAGCCACCAAGAAAGCCAAAGAGGAATTTGAAAAGGCAGCAAGAAAGTTCATGGAAGAGACATTAAAACTGGGTAAAAGACTTAAGCCTCGATACTTATGGGGATTTTATCTTTTTCCTGATTGTTATAACAATAATTATTTAAAGCCAGGCTATGATGGAAAATGTCCTAGtatagaaatagaaagaaataatgaTCTTGGCTGGATATGGAAAGAAAGCACTGCCCTTTACCCATCGACCTATCTGAGGAGTGAATTGAAATTATCTCCAAATGCAAAACTCTACAGTCGCTACCGTATATTGGAGGGCATCAGGACTTCTAAAGTGCATGGGGAAAACAATCCACTTCCCGTCTTTCTGTATACACGCGTTGTTTTTACTAACCAAGTCTGGGAATTCCTTTCTATT AATGACCTTGTGAGTACAATTGGTGAAGCGGTTGCACTGGGGACCAGTGGAATTGTAATATGGGATTCTCTATATATAGCACAACGTGCACAGGTGA ACAGGTTGTCAACCCTCCATAAATACATGAGGACTACCCTGAATCCGTACATAATCAACGTCACCCTAGCAGCCAAAATGTGCAGCCAAACACTTTGCAGTCATCGAGGCATCTGCACAAGGAAAGATGTGAATTCGGATCACTATATTCAGTTGAATCCAAAGAACTTAGAAATTAAACTTTTGAAAAATGGGAGTTTTGAAGTAGTTGGCAACCCCACGGTTGGAGACCTGAAGTACTTTTCTGAGCACTTTAAATGCAACTGTTTTACCAACATGGATTGTAAAGAGAGATCTGACATTGAAAATGTGGAAAATGTTAAAGTGTGCACTGCAAACGGTATTTGTATAGATACCCGTGTAGAACCAGACCAAGCATTCTGTCTCTTACCTGGAAaaagctttctctttttcatagCCATCACTCACATACTCTATCATCTGCTCTAG